A region from the Rosa rugosa chromosome 6, drRosRugo1.1, whole genome shotgun sequence genome encodes:
- the LOC133716356 gene encoding uncharacterized protein LOC133716356 produces the protein MEGREMLLWNRFGLPKGPRLKVARFSRFLGILAKDFTLFPISTPDYRHFNASDNLERAWNRVKETIDWSNPWVASLEGKIKKRVKSKLNERWKQWKSQLRKKWYKPFMNTPRRFQKPNDDRVNERQWKIFAANMDKKKHQRIASINKRNRSQKKMNQSTGTRTYANVAHEYEISHGKEPDRWELFKLTHQRKGSQEPIDAASAKAIVS, from the exons ATGGAGGGTCGGGAAATGCTCTTGTGGAATCGTTTTGGACTTCCTAAGGGTCCGAGATTGAAGGTGGCAAGATTCTCAAGATTCTTGGGTATTTTGGCAAAAGACTTTACACTTTTTCCAATTAGTACACCTGACTACCGGCATTTCAATGCTAGTGACAATCTTGAAAGGGCTTGGAATCGTGTTAAG GAAACTATTGATTGGTCTAATCCTTGGGTTGCAAGTTTGGAAGGTAAAATCAAGAAAAGGGTGAAGAGCAAGTTAAATGAACGGTGGAAGCAATGGAAGTCTCAGTTGCGCAAAAAATGGTATAAACCATTCATGAACACACCACGTAGGTTTCAGAAGCCTAATGATGATCGTGTTAATGAGCGTCAATGGAAAATTTTTGCTGCAAACATGGACAAGAAGAAGCATCAG AGAATAGCAAGCATCAACAAAAGGAATCGGTCTCAAAAGAAGATGAATCAATCAACAGGGACTCGAACATATGCAAATGTCGCTCATGAATAT GAAATTTCTCATGGTAAAGAGCCAGATAGGTGGGAGCTATTTAAATTAACACATCAAAGGAAAGGGTCCCAAGAACCGATCGATGCTGCATCTGCAAAGGCAATTGTAAGCTAA
- the LOC133716355 gene encoding zinc finger BED domain-containing protein RICESLEEPER 2-like, whose product MASRSRSGSNCCSSPSITSNMVTGSYQSVSVSPNDNQNPLPPVGNLPPIDNSTPTETPNLVPTTTPTETPNPDPELVEATAGLGTSCTFDFIRSSSSRLDKFREFSVLEHLNKNANVPLDVITMWNSTYLMLAAALKYEKVFDRMGDEDVQFRHYFEEKDTKGRKRTGPPVEADWRNAQALVHFLKKFYETTLKLSAWKSVTANLQFKEMTGLQTEIDKKANDDSDEVLQRVAVGMKEKFNKYWGSFETMNQIMVIANVLDPRWKLQYQKAAFLRVGVRAGTIEKITRDLKNILLRMYDEYKGCEGGLSQPNPQDGVAVMEGIEFDDLEDGQAEILADLMQERLENEHEMISNEVDKYLADRYVNPLVKGFDVSQWWRVNAVAYPILSKLAKDIFAIPCSTVASENAFSLGKRVVDPFRSSLTPQMVEALVCTSDWLRAE is encoded by the exons ATGGCTTCTAGAAGTAGGTCAGGAAGTAATTGTTGTTCATCCCCTTCCATAACTTCAAACATGGTTACTGGAAGTTATCAATCTGTTAGTGTTTCCCCAAATGATAACCAAAACCCTTTACCACCAGTAGGTAACTTACCACCAATAGATAATAGTACCCCAACTGAAACACCTAACTTAGTTCCCACTACAACCCCAACTGAAACACCAAATCCAGATCCTGAATTGGTGGAAGCTACTGCGGGGCTGGGGACTTCTTGCACCTTCGAT TTTATTAGGTCAAGTTCAAGTCGATTAGACAAGTTTAGGGAGTTTTCTGTTCTTGAGCACTTGAATAAGAATGCGAATGTTCCCCTAGATGTGATCACTATGTGGAACAGCACTTATTTAATGCTTGCTGCGGCATTAAAATATGAGAAAGTGTTTGATAGGATGGGTGATGAAGATGTGCAGTTTAGGCATTATTTTGAGGAGAAAGATACCAAAGGTAGGAAGAGGACAGGCCCTCCCGTAGAGGCAGATTGGAGAAATGCTCAAGCTTTAGTGCATTTCCTCAAAAAGTTTTACGAGACAACACTCAAATTGAGTGCTTGGAAATCAGTTACTGCAAACTTGCAGTTCAAAGAGATGACCGGCCTTCAAACAGAGATTGATAAGAAGGCaaatgatgattctgatgaggTTTTGCAGAGGGTGGCAGTGGGgatgaaagaaaaattcaacAAATATTGGGGCAGCTTTGAAACCATGAATCAAATCATGGTGATTGCAAATGTCCTAGACCCTCGCTGGAAACTGCAATATCAGAAAGCAGCATTTTTAAGGGTGGGAGTCAGAGCTGGCACCATTGAGAAGATAACTAGGGACTTGAAGAACATTCTGTTGAGAATGTATGATGAGTATAAGGGCTGTGAGGGGGGTTTAAGTCAACCAAACCCCCAAGATGGTGTTGCAGTAATGGAGGGGATTGAGTTTGATGATCTAGAAGATGGACAAGCTGAGATACTTGCTGATCTCATGCAAGAAAGACTCGAAAATGAACATGAAATGATATCCAACGAGGTTGACAAGTACCTTGCAGATAGATATGTCAATCCTTTAGTCAAAGGGTTTGATGTTTCACAATGGTGGAGGGTCAATGCAGTTGCATATCCTATTCTTTCCAAGCTTGCTAAAGACATTTTTGCAATTCCTTGCTCTACTGTGGCAAGTGAGAATGCATTTAGCTTGGGAAAAAGGGTAGTTGATCCCTTTAGGAGTTCACTCACTCCTCAAATGGTTGAGGCACTAGTTTGCACTAGTGATTGGTTGAGAGCTGAGTAG